The DNA sequence CTGTCGAGCATCACCCCGAAAAACGACCGTGTGATCCGCACCGAGGTGGTGCAGATGTCCGACGGGCGCATCCACGGCGTCCACGTGTGGATCGGGCTTCCCGACATGGATCCGCCCGAACGTCCACTACCGGGCCCGCTCAAGTGGGACCTGTCGACCGGTATCGCCACCGCCACCACGCAATCGCTGGCCAACAGCGGCCGAGATCCCGGCGCCGAGGACACCCACGGCCGCTCCCTGGCCGAGGATCTGCCGATGCGCGACCTCAACCCGAGCGAGACCAAGGTGCTGTCGATGGCGATCCGGCCGGAACCCGGCCAGACCTTCTGCAGCACCTGGGATGTCACCGACCACCGGGGCGAGCTGATCTCGGTCGGCTTCAGCGCCCGGGCACTTCTCGAGGGCGAGGACGGCCGGGCGCCGCGGTTGGTGTGCCGGGCGATGAACTGGCGCGCCGAGCATGAGGGTCCCGCACTGCCGCACGACCACCTGGCCCAGCGGATCCTCGACGGACTGGCGCAGAGCGGCCTGCACCGGGCGCTGGTGGATCTGGACACCTGGAAGCTGCTCAAGTGGCTCGACCCTCCGGCGCCCTTCTACGACTGGCGCGCGAACGAGGTGCATCCCGACGACGGGATCGAATTGGGCCGCATGATCACCGAACTCGACCACGGTGCCACGACGGCCGTCATGCGTCTGCGCACCGCCGACGGTGAATGGGCACCGGTGCATGTGACGATCAACCGCATCGAACTCGAAGCGGGCACGTTCGCCGGGCTCGCCTCGGTGCGGGTGCCGACCGACGAGGAGGTGCGCGAGGCGCGCTTCTCCACGCAGGCCGTGCGTCCGTCGTCACCGCAGTAGCGCCGGCCCGCCACGCGCGGCGGCGTGCGCCGGCCCGAACCGCCACCCCGCCAAGCCGATCGCCGCCTCGACGTGCACGACCACCTCCAAACCGTCCACGGTGCAGTCGGTCAACGACGTGCCCATCGACTCGGCCACCGTAGTCGCCTTCCGACAAGCAGTTTCGGCACCCGACGCGATACGTCCCGCCGCGGCCAGCGCGCCGAGATCTGCGGCGGCCTGGGCCCGGTGTCGGGCGATGACCGCCGAACCCACATGCATCAGACCACCCGTGACGGCGATCAGGACCGCCAGGGCGGCGACCGCGGTGATGCTCGCCGCGCCGCGCTCATCGGACACCGGGTTCGGCGACGGCCACCGCCCGTGCACCGATCGTGGCGCCGAACAGCATCGGGGCCCTGGTGCTGACCCGGGCGACGACCAAGTCACCGTCCCACCGCAGATCCACCGCCGCGCCCTCCGGCGCGATCCTGCCGGCCACCTGGGTCGCCGACCGCTCGTCGCCGCGCGCCGCCAGCCGCGCCGCCTCGCGTGCGGCGTCGATACACCGCACCTGCGCACCGACCGCGGACAGCCCGGCGGCGCAGATCGCCAGCACCGACACCACCGCGGCGATCGCGAATGCCGCCTCCACCGTCGCGCCACCGGAATCGTCACTCACACATTGGTGTTGAGCGCCCGGCTGATGATGTTGGTGAGCGCACTGACGATCGAGTCGCCGGTGACGACGGTGTAGAGGATCGCCCCGAAAGCCGCCGCGGCGATCGTCCCGATCGCGTACTCGACGGTCGACATGCCGGCGTCGTCGACCGCCAGCAGCGTCAATCGCGCCTTGACGTCGTCGAGCATCGTTTCCAGTGACATCGCACCCTCCCTTTCCTCCGTCCGCGGACCGTCCGCGGACCCCCGTCCTCACCACAGGCCTGACTGCAAGACGTCACCCGCGAGCCCCACCACCACGGGCACGATTCCCAGACACAGGAAGGCGGGCAGGTAACACACTCCGAGCGGCGCGGCGATCAACACGCCCGCGCGTTCGGCGGCACCCTTCGCGGCATCGGCTGCGTCGCTTCGCGATTCGACCGCGAGGTCAGCCACGCCGTGGGCGAGCGCCGTTCCGGATTCCGCCGATCGCCTGGCCAGCCGAAGCAGGGCGCGGGCGTGGTCGTCGAGCGGTGGCCCCGGATCCGACCAGGCGGTCGCCGCGTCCGCGCCGAGCGCCAACATGTCGGCCGCGCGGCTGAGGATCCGTGCCAGGGCGGGCGGTGCGCTCTCCGCGGCGGCCGACGCCGCGGCCGAGACCGCCATTCCCGAGGCGAGACACGCCGCCAGCACGTCGAAGGTCGACGCCGCCGCGAGCGGATCATGGTCCGTTCGGCGGGCCGGCGTCTCGACGGGGATGGCGGCGGTGCGCCACGTGAGGATCC is a window from the Mycolicibacterium litorale genome containing:
- a CDS encoding PAS domain-containing protein, with protein sequence MSHDWLLVETLGSEPVVVARGGHTEDMVPISAFLRRNPHLMAVQTAIAETVRAGQGLSSITPKNDRVIRTEVVQMSDGRIHGVHVWIGLPDMDPPERPLPGPLKWDLSTGIATATTQSLANSGRDPGAEDTHGRSLAEDLPMRDLNPSETKVLSMAIRPEPGQTFCSTWDVTDHRGELISVGFSARALLEGEDGRAPRLVCRAMNWRAEHEGPALPHDHLAQRILDGLAQSGLHRALVDLDTWKLLKWLDPPAPFYDWRANEVHPDDGIELGRMITELDHGATTAVMRLRTADGEWAPVHVTINRIELEAGTFAGLASVRVPTDEEVREARFSTQAVRPSSPQ
- a CDS encoding Rv3654c family TadE-like protein encodes the protein MSDERGAASITAVAALAVLIAVTGGLMHVGSAVIARHRAQAAADLGALAAAGRIASGAETACRKATTVAESMGTSLTDCTVDGLEVVVHVEAAIGLAGWRFGPAHAAARGGPALLR
- a CDS encoding TadE family type IV pilus minor pilin, which codes for MSDDSGGATVEAAFAIAAVVSVLAICAAGLSAVGAQVRCIDAAREAARLAARGDERSATQVAGRIAPEGAAVDLRWDGDLVVARVSTRAPMLFGATIGARAVAVAEPGVR
- a CDS encoding DUF4244 domain-containing protein is translated as MSLETMLDDVKARLTLLAVDDAGMSTVEYAIGTIAAAAFGAILYTVVTGDSIVSALTNIISRALNTNV
- a CDS encoding type II secretion system F family protein — encoded protein: MTAAATLLAVALLLTGRDGGARILTWRTAAIPVETPARRTDHDPLAAASTFDVLAACLASGMAVSAAASAAAESAPPALARILSRAADMLALGADAATAWSDPGPPLDDHARALLRLARRSAESGTALAHGVADLAVESRSDAADAAKGAAERAGVLIAAPLGVCYLPAFLCLGIVPVVVGLAGDVLQSGLW